A stretch of DNA from Brevibacterium ihuae:
CAGAGCCGTTCGGATCGTCCTGCGCATCCTCGATCGTCGCCACGCCGCCGCCGGCGTCCGGCCAGGAGGACCCGTCGGGTTCGCCGGACTTCGTGGAGGGAGGGGCGGAGGCCGCGGAGTCGGCTGCGAGCATGCTCGCGGTGACGACCGGGATCGGGCCGGACACGCGCTCGGCCTCGGCCGCCTCCCGGCGGGCGGCGGCGGCCTGTCGGCGCGGGGAGTCCGCGCGCGACCGGCGGCGGTCCGCAGGAGCGGTGTCGGCCGCCTCGGCGTCCGGTCGGTCCGCGGACGGTCCGGCTGCCGGCGGCGGGGCGCTCCGACCGCGTCGCAGGTCGCGGCGCCGCGGGAAGGGAGCCGGGTCCGAGGCGCCCGCAGAGTCGCCGGAGTCGGCGGGGGAGGTCTCCCCCGCCGGCCGGCAGCTGCTCTGATCCTCGGCCATCGACTCAGACCTCGAGGAGTTCGGCTTCCTTCGCATGGAGGAGCACGTCGATCTCGTCGACCTTCTTCTTCGTCAGATCCTCGAGCTCGTGGATGGCGCTGCGCACCTCGTCCTCGCCGGCCTCGCCGTCCTTCTGGATCTTCTCGAGGGTCTCCTTGGCCCGGCGGCGGACGTTGCGGATCGAGACCTTGCCCTCCTCCGCATTGCCCTTGACGATCTTGACGTACTCGCGGCGGCGCTCCTCGGTGAGCTCCGGGAGCACGACCCGGATGATGTTGCCGTCGTTGGCCGGGTTGGCGCCGACGTCGGAGTTGCGCAGAGCGGTCTCGATCTCACCGAGGGCGCTCCGGTCGTACGGGGTGATGAGCAGGGTGCGGGCCTCGGGCACCTGGAACGAGGCGAGCTGCTGCATGGGGGTCGGGGCGCCGTAGTAGTCGACGAGGATGTTGGCGAACAGGGCGGGGTTCGCCCGACCGGTGCGCACATTGCCGAAGTCGTCCTTGGTGACCTCGATGGCCTTGTCCATCTTCTGCCGGGCCTCGGTCAGGGTGTCCTTGATCACTGCTTACCCTTTCGGTGGGTCTGGGGGTTGTGGTCTCTGCTGTCCATTCTAGGCGCGACGGGGCGCGGGCGCGCACCCGCGGCGGGCGCGCGATCCCCGGTGCGGGAGCTCAGTCCCCGGTGACGATGGTGCCGATGCGCTCGCCGGCGATCGCCCGGCGGAGGGTCTCGTCGCCCTCCATGCCGAACACGACCATGGGGAGCCGATTGTCCATGCAGAGCGAGAAGGCGGTGGCGTCGACGACCTTGAGCCCGCGGGCCAGGGCGTCGCGGTAGGTGATGCGGTCGATCTTCGTCGCCGTCGGGTCGACCTTGGGGTCCGCGGAGTACACGCCGTCGACGCCGTTCTTGGCGATGAGCACCGCGTCGGCGCGGATCTCGAGCGCGCGCTGGGCGGCGACGGTGTCGGTGGAGAAGAACGGCAGCCCGGCCCCGGCGCCGAAGATCACGACCCGGTCCTTCTCCATGTGGCGGATGGCGCGGCGCGGGATGTAGGTCTCGGCGACCTGGGTCATGGGGATCGCCGACTGCACGCGGGTGTCGACGCCGGCCTGCTCGAGGAAGTCCTGGAGCGCGAGGCAGTTCATCATCGTGCCGAGCATGCCCATGTAGTCGGCGCGGGTGCGGTCCATGCCGCGCTGCGAGAGCTCGGCGCCGCGGAAGAAGTTGCCGCCGCCGACGACGATGCTCACCTCGACCTCGGGGACCGCCTGCGCGATCTGCCGCGCCACGGCGGATACGACATCCGGGTTGACTCCCACGTCGCCGCCGCCGAAGACCTCGCCGGAGAGCTTGAGGAGCACGCGCCGGCGATGCGTGCGCAGCGGGTTGTCCTGGAGGGGCGAGGTGCGCGCGGTGGTGTCCGACATGGCTGCCTTCCTGCTGGTGCGTGAACGACTGCTGCCCGTCGGGGTGCCGACGCGCAGGTGGGCGTACGAGCCGTCGACCAGTCTAGCGCCACCGGGTCCTCCCCGGGGACGCGCGAAGGGCGGGGCACACGGCCCCGCCCTTCGTCTGCGGATCAGCAGTCTGCGCTGATCAGCGACGCGCCGACCGGTGCGGTCGGCGTCGATCGGTGATCAGCTGCCCACGCGGAAGCGCAGGAATCCGGTCGCCTTCACGCCGGCCTCCTCGAGGACCGAGGACACCGACTTCTTGGGCTCCTTGGCGAAGCCCTGGTCGAGCAGGCAGTTCTCCTTGAAGAACCCGCCCACGCGGCCCTCGACGATCTTCGGCAGGGCCTGCTCCGGCTTGCCCTCGTTCTTCGCGGTCTCGAGCGCGATCTCGCGCTCCTTCTCGACGAGATCCGCCGGCACGTCCTCGCGCGAGAAGTACTTCGGCGACATCGCGGCGATGTGGACGGCGACGTCGTGGGCGACCTCGGCGTTGTCGCCCTCGTAGGCGAGGAGGACGCCGACCTGCGGGGGCAGGTCCTTGTTCGTGCGGTGGAGGTAGGACTCGACGTTCGCACCGGTGATGCGACCGACGCGGCGCAGGGCCACCTTCTCGCCGAGCGCGGCTCCGCCCTCGGTGATGAACTGCGAGACCGACTTGCCGTCGACCTCGGCCTCGAGCAGCGCCTCGGCGGACTCGGCCTCGTTCTTCGCCGCGAGGGCGAGGACCTCGTCGGCGAGCGCGACGAACTTGTCGGACTTGGCGACGAAGTCGGTCTCCGAGTTGAACTCGATCATCGTGCCGACGCCGTTCTCGACGCGGGTGGCGACG
This window harbors:
- the pyrH gene encoding UMP kinase, with the protein product MSDTTARTSPLQDNPLRTHRRRVLLKLSGEVFGGGDVGVNPDVVSAVARQIAQAVPEVEVSIVVGGGNFFRGAELSQRGMDRTRADYMGMLGTMMNCLALQDFLEQAGVDTRVQSAIPMTQVAETYIPRRAIRHMEKDRVVIFGAGAGLPFFSTDTVAAQRALEIRADAVLIAKNGVDGVYSADPKVDPTATKIDRITYRDALARGLKVVDATAFSLCMDNRLPMVVFGMEGDETLRRAIAGERIGTIVTGD
- the frr gene encoding ribosome recycling factor; the protein is MIKDTLTEARQKMDKAIEVTKDDFGNVRTGRANPALFANILVDYYGAPTPMQQLASFQVPEARTLLITPYDRSALGEIETALRNSDVGANPANDGNIIRVVLPELTEERRREYVKIVKGNAEEGKVSIRNVRRRAKETLEKIQKDGEAGEDEVRSAIHELEDLTKKKVDEIDVLLHAKEAELLEV
- the tsf gene encoding translation elongation factor Ts, which produces MANYTAADIKALREKTGAGMMDVKKALEEAQGDQAKAIEILRVKGLKGATKREGRSTSDGLVATRVENGVGTMIEFNSETDFVAKSDKFVALADEVLALAAKNEAESAEALLEAEVDGKSVSQFITEGGAALGEKVALRRVGRITGANVESYLHRTNKDLPPQVGVLLAYEGDNAEVAHDVAVHIAAMSPKYFSREDVPADLVEKEREIALETAKNEGKPEQALPKIVEGRVGGFFKENCLLDQGFAKEPKKSVSSVLEEAGVKATGFLRFRVGS